In Synechocystis sp. PCC 6714, the genomic window ATATTGGCCAATTAGCGTTCTTCAATGGTTTTGATAGTGACCGACCCCCTAACGTATTGGTCTTGGAGGAGGTGGATCGCCGTTTCAATGGGGGCATGGTCGAGGGTGACAAATCCTCCAGCGTGGCGGATGGGGGCAAAGGCAAAGGCGGACTGTTCCAGCCTTAAAACACTGGGGTCATCAATGGTGAGCTGGCCACTGAGGAAAGTCATGGGTTGGATGTAGTCTTCCAGCAGGTCGGGCGGTTCATCATCGAGGTAAATGGTGTCAGTGGTAATCACTGCGGGTTCCCCTTCCCGGCCTCGAATGCGATTAACAATGATGGTGCTGTCCGCTTCGGTGCCCACTTTCACCACCTGGTCATCCTGAAGTACCAGAAAGCCCTCGCCGTTGGTGGCAATTATCGGGGCCTCTTCTTTGATTGGCGCACGATTCCCCGCCCAAACCCCTTCATACTCGGCGTAGATTATTTGGTTGCCCCCCTTACGGTTGTACAGTTCCGTCACTCCACTGGGGGCGGCAATCAGGGCATTGAAGTTTTTCACCAAACCGCCCGTGTTATTGAGTTGAAAAGTCCAAACGGCGATCGCCACCACAAAGACCATCAACCAATATTCAGCAGCACTGCCGGTGGAAATTCTTAAGTTACGGTTCCCAGGACAAACACAGCGCACCCCCAACGGGTAAAACATTTCCACCCCCGATTTGGTGAAGCAGTCCAAAAACCAACCGGCGAAGTAGCCGATATTCAGGGCATGGACGATTACTAAGGGAATAACCGGCATGGCAAACCAAAGACCATAGGTGACTGTTGCCAAAGTGATGGAAGCTAACAGGGAATGGGTGGCACTGCGATGACTAAACCGTTGCTCCAGGGGTCGGGAAATAAAGGGTAAGACTCTCCCGGCCGGTGAAGTGGAAATGTCGATGTCCGGTAACAAGCTGGCGATCGCCCCAATCAGAATGGGAACCGGGTTGGTGGTTTGGACTGCCATGCCAACGGAAGCCGCCCCTACTAATAAATGGGTAATGGTGAGCATCAGTTGCTAATCCTCCTCGATTCCTTCGGTAGGTAGTAGGACAAGCGGGCAACCCCCAGGAAAATGGCCCCACCAATGCCCGCCAGAATATAGAGGGATTGATTACCAGTGCCCAGGCCAATGAAGCGATAGCAGATAAAGACAATGCCCACCAGGAGCAGTAAAGGGGTGATGTCGAAGTATCTGCCATGGTCACCCGCTTCGTTTTGGATGCCCAAAAAACCTTCCTCGATGGCCCGCTTGGCCAACATAGGATTGCCCCCGGCCCGGCTTTGGAGCTTGGCAATTTGATGGGGCTTTAAATCTGACCCCAGGGCGATCGCCTCCTTCTCCATCAAGTCCCGGATCTGGTATTCCGCTAGGGGTTTGAGTTCAATGCGGGGGACATAGATAAACAGGTCAGTCCTAGGAGGATTGGTGGCGGCCAACAGAATGGGAACCCCCACATCCTTGAGCTTTTTGAGCCAAAGCCGAAATTTGACTTCCAAGTAGTGGGCATCGTCAAAGATCAGCACCGCCCGATTAACGCTGAACCATTGGATTAACTCTTGCTTAAGCACTTCCACTGTTTTGCTCCGACCTTCCAGATTTTTGATATCGACCCCGGCCATGTCGGCGATCTCCGTTAGTAAGGTCTTGGGAGTGGCCGGTTCAAAGTAGGCACAGGTCACCCCATCCGCTAACAACCGTTCCCACACCCGCCGCACCAAATAGGTTTTGCCCATACCCTCCCCGGATGTCACCAACACTGAGCGAGCGGAATAAAGGGAATGGAGCAGACCTTCCATCTCCGGTTGCCGATAACAGTTGTTCCCCTG contains:
- a CDS encoding metal-dependent hydrolase, with the translated sequence MLTITHLLVGAASVGMAVQTTNPVPILIGAIASLLPDIDISTSPAGRVLPFISRPLEQRFSHRSATHSLLASITLATVTYGLWFAMPVIPLVIVHALNIGYFAGWFLDCFTKSGVEMFYPLGVRCVCPGNRNLRISTGSAAEYWLMVFVVAIAVWTFQLNNTGGLVKNFNALIAAPSGVTELYNRKGGNQIIYAEYEGVWAGNRAPIKEEAPIIATNGEGFLVLQDDQVVKVGTEADSTIIVNRIRGREGEPAVITTDTIYLDDEPPDLLEDYIQPMTFLSGQLTIDDPSVLRLEQSAFAFAPIRHAGGFVTLDHAPIETAIHLLQDQYVRGSVTIKTIEER
- a CDS encoding ATP-binding protein, coding for MDYEGEELPEKSGPIRGLDDLESVQPQGNNCYRQPEMEGLLHSLYSARSVLVTSGEGMGKTYLVRRVWERLLADGVTCAYFEPATPKTLLTEIADMAGVDIKNLEGRSKTVEVLKQELIQWFSVNRAVLIFDDAHYLEVKFRLWLKKLKDVGVPILLAATNPPRTDLFIYVPRIELKPLAEYQIRDLMEKEAIALGSDLKPHQIAKLQSRAGGNPMLAKRAIEEGFLGIQNEAGDHGRYFDITPLLLLVGIVFICYRFIGLGTGNQSLYILAGIGGAIFLGVARLSYYLPKESRRISN